The following are from one region of the Salvia splendens isolate huo1 chromosome 2, SspV2, whole genome shotgun sequence genome:
- the LOC121785719 gene encoding PH, RCC1 and FYVE domains-containing protein 1-like isoform X1, with translation MADLVSYSNSDRDIEQALVALKKGAQLLKYGRKGKPKCYPFRLSSDETTLIWISSSGDRSLKLASVSRIIPGQRTVVFQRYLCPEKEYLSFSLIYNNGKRSLDLICKDKVEAENWIAGLKALITSGLAGRSKIDGWGDGGLYFDENRDLTSNSPSNSSVSATREVSSPEASVSSNIIASPKSYRPDNFVYSERSHVALDQTNMQVKGSGSDAFRVSVSSAPSTSSHGSAPDDCDALGDVYIWGEVICDNVIKVGPEKNASSISTRADVLLPRPLESNVVLDVHYIACGVRHAALVTRQGEVFSWGEESGGRLGHGVRKDVTEPCLVESLTFCSVDFVACGEFHTCAVTMAGELYTWGDGTHYAGLLGHGTDVSHWIPKRIAGPLEGLQIAIVTCGPWHTALISSTGQLFTFGDGTFGVLGHGNRENVSYPREVESLAGLRTIAVACGVWHTAAVVEVIVTQSSASVSSGKLFTWGDGDKNRLGHGDKEPRLKPTCVPALIDYNFHKIACGHSLTVGLTTSGRVFTMGSTVYGQLGNPQSDGKVPCLVEDKLAAESVEEISCGAYHVAVLTSKNEVYTWGKGANGRLGLGDIEDRKAPTLVEALKDRHVKFIACGSNYTAAICLHKWVSSAEQSQCSACRQAFGFTRKRHNCYNCGLVHCHSCSSRKAPRAALSPNPRKPYRVCDSCFLKLSKVAEAGANNRRNSGPRLSGENKDRLDKADLRLVKSAMPSNFDLIKQLDTKAAKQGRKADTFSLGRSSQVSLSQLRDAVMSTAVDVRRTVPKPILTTSSVSSRSVSPFSRKPSPPRSATPVPTTSGLSFSKSITDSLKKTNELLNQEVHKLRGQVESLKNRCELQELELQQSVKKTQEAMALAADESAKCKAAKEVIKSLAAQLKDMAERLPPGAYDPESLKLVYLPNGSESNGVHYSGANGERNSRSDDINSLYSASHPDTDQGVQNGVQGPSQLLRDPIGSSGSVLDAQRLEHGSSNGTNDRLVARLPNGGGVLQSYRSSVSESLDGQESTTNSEAGSKSRNLAVPGNASQIEAEWIEQYEPGVYITLVALRDGTRDLKRVRFSRRRFGEHQAEMWWSENREKVYEKYNVRGSDKSSVSGQVARRSEGGL, from the exons GTTGTTTTTCAAAGATATCTGTGCCCTGAAAAGGAGTACTTATCCTTTTCTCTCATATATAACAACGGGAAAAGATCTCTCGACCTG ATCTGCAAGGATAAAGTTGAGGCAGAAAATTGGATAGCTGGACTTAAGGCTTTAATAACATCAGGACTAGCTGGGCGCTCAAAAATTGATGGCTGGGGTGATGGAGGCCTCTACTTTGAT GAAAATAGAGATTTGACGTCAAATAGTCCAAGTAACAGTTCTGTAAGTGCTACACGGGAAGTTAGCTCACCTGAGGCTTCCGTTAGTTCAAACATAATTGCTTCTCCTAAGAGCTATAGACCTGATAATTTTGTCTATTCAGAAAGGTCACATGTAGCTTTGGATCAAACAAATATGCAAGTGAAAGGATCTGGATCAGATGCTTTTCGGGTTAGTGTATCTAGTGCCCCCAGCACATCAAGTCATGGTTCTGCACCAGATGATTGTGATGCACTAGGGGATGTGTATATTTGGGGTGAAGTTATATGTGATAATGTTATCAAGGTTGGGCCAGAGAAGAATGCTAGTTCAATTAGTACCAGAGCTGATGTTCTTCTACCCAGGCCATTGGAATCAAACGTAGTGCTGGATGTGCATTATATAGCATGTGGGGTACGGCATGCTGCTCTGGTCACAAGGCAGGGTGAAGTCTTCAGCTGGGGTGAAGAATCTGGTGGGCGGCTTGGTCATGGAGTCAGGAAAGATGTCACCGAACCTTGTCTAGTTGAATCATTAACGTTTTGCAGTGTTGATTTTGTCGCATGTGGTGAGTTTCACACTTGTGCAGTTACAATGGCTGGTGAACTTTACACGTGGGGTGATGGTACACATTATGCCGGGCTATTGGGTCATGGTACTGATGTCAGCCATTGGATACCAAAGAGAATTGCTGGCCCTCTTGAGGGACTTCAAATTGCAATTGTGACATGTGGTCCATGGCATACTGCATTGATATCATCAACTGGACAGCTTTTCACTTTTGGAGATGGAACTTTTGGTGTCTTGGGCCATGGAAATAGAGAAAATGTTTCGTACCCAAGAGAGGTTGAATCTCTAGCAGGTTTGAGGACGATTGCTGTTGCATGTGGAGTGTGGCATACTGCTGCCGTGGTTGAAGTGATTGTAACCCAGTCCAGTGCAAGTGTTTCATCTGGAAAATTGTTCACTTGGGGAGATGGTGACAAAAACCGCCTTGGACATGGTGATAAAGAACCAAGACTGAAACCTACCTGTGTGCCTGCACTGATTGATTACAATTTTCACAAAATCGCCTGTGGGCACAGTTTAACTGTTGGCCTGACTACATCTGGGCGTGTTTTCACAATGGGAAGTACTGTGTATGGTCAACTTGGAAATCCTCAGTCCGATGGAAAGGTACCATGCTTGGTGGAAGACAAGCTTGCAGCTGAATCTGTTGAGGAAATCTCTTGTGGTGCATATCATGTGGCTGTGTTGACATCCAAAAACGAGGTTTACACTTGGGGCAAAGGAGCTAATGGAAGGTTGGGCCTTGGTGATATAGAAGACAGGAAAGCACCCACTCTAGTTGAAGCTTTAAAGGATAGACATGTTAAATTTATTGCTTGCGGCTCAAATTATACAGCTGCCATATGTCTTCATAAATGGGTCTCCAGTGCTGAACAATCCCAGTGCTCTGCTTGTAGACAAGCTTTTGGCTTCACAAGAAAGAGACATAATTGCTATAACTGTGGATTAGTTCATTGCCATTCTTGCAGTTCTAGAAAAGCACCACGGGCTGCATTATCTCCCAATCCCAGAAAACCATATCGTGTGTGTGATTCATGTTTTCTGAAGCTATCTAAGGTGGCAGAAGCTGGAGCTAACAACCGGAGAAATTCTGGACCACGACTTTCAGGTGAAAACAAGGATAGACTGGACAAGGCTGACCTTAGATTGGTCAAGTCAGCCATGCCATCTAACTTCGATTTGATCAAACAATTGGATACAAAAGCAGCTAAACAAGGAAGAAAAGCTGATACATTCTCTTTAGGCCGCTCCTCTCAAGTATCTTTATCGCAGCTGCGAGATGCTGTTATGTCTACTGCTGTTGATGTACGTCGAACTGTTCCTAAGCCAATTCTCACAACCTCGAGTGTTAGTTCAAGGTCTGTGTCACCTTTTTCGAGGAAACCTAGCCCCCCAAGATCTGCAACACCAGTTCCTACAACATCGGGTTTATCTTTCTCCAAGAGCATTACTGATAGTCTAAAGAAGACAAATGAGCTTCTGAATCAGGAAGTGCATAAGTTACGGGGGCAG GTAGAAAGCCTTAAAAACCGGTGTGAATTGCAAGAACTGGAGCTCCAGCAATCAGTCAAGAAAACTCAGGAAGCAATGGCATTAGCTGCAGACGAATCTGCTAAATGTAAAGCTGCAAAAGAAGTTATCAAATCACTTGCAGCACAG CTTAAAGATATGGCAGAAAGGTTGCCGCCTGGGGCTTATGACCCTGAAAGTCTCAAACTAGTTTACTTGCCAAATGGTTCGGAATCAAATGGTGTACACTATTCAGGTGCAAACGGTGAAAGGAACTCAAGATCAGACGATATCAACAGCTTATACTCAGCTTCTCACCCTGACACAGACCAAGGTGTGCAAAATGGAGTGCAAGGTCCATCTCAATTGCTCCGAGATCCTATTGGAAGCAGTGGAAGTGTCTTAGATGCTCAAAGACTTGAACATGGCTCCTCAAATGGAACAAATGATCGTCTGGTTGCTCGACTTCCTAATGGTGGGGGAGTTCTTCAGTCCTACAGGAGCAGCGTGTCTGAAAGTCTCGATGGGCAAGAATCAACAACTAACAGTGAAGCTGGCTCGAAATCTAGAAACTTAGCAGTCCCAGGCAATGCCAGCCAAATCGAAGCTGAATGGATTGAACAGTACGAACCGGGTGTGTATATAACACTTGTAGCCCTTCGAGATGGAACAAGAGATCTCAAGCGCGTACGCTTCAG CCGGAGAAGATTCGGGGAACACCAAGCAGAGATGTGGTGGTCAGAGAATCGAGAAAAAGTGTACGAGAAATACAACGTGAGAGGATCAGACAAGTCATCGGTCAGTGGGCAGGTGGCCCGAAGATCGGAGGGAGGGCTTTAA
- the LOC121785719 gene encoding PH, RCC1 and FYVE domains-containing protein 1-like isoform X2, which yields MQVKGSGSDAFRVSVSSAPSTSSHGSAPDDCDALGDVYIWGEVICDNVIKVGPEKNASSISTRADVLLPRPLESNVVLDVHYIACGVRHAALVTRQGEVFSWGEESGGRLGHGVRKDVTEPCLVESLTFCSVDFVACGEFHTCAVTMAGELYTWGDGTHYAGLLGHGTDVSHWIPKRIAGPLEGLQIAIVTCGPWHTALISSTGQLFTFGDGTFGVLGHGNRENVSYPREVESLAGLRTIAVACGVWHTAAVVEVIVTQSSASVSSGKLFTWGDGDKNRLGHGDKEPRLKPTCVPALIDYNFHKIACGHSLTVGLTTSGRVFTMGSTVYGQLGNPQSDGKVPCLVEDKLAAESVEEISCGAYHVAVLTSKNEVYTWGKGANGRLGLGDIEDRKAPTLVEALKDRHVKFIACGSNYTAAICLHKWVSSAEQSQCSACRQAFGFTRKRHNCYNCGLVHCHSCSSRKAPRAALSPNPRKPYRVCDSCFLKLSKVAEAGANNRRNSGPRLSGENKDRLDKADLRLVKSAMPSNFDLIKQLDTKAAKQGRKADTFSLGRSSQVSLSQLRDAVMSTAVDVRRTVPKPILTTSSVSSRSVSPFSRKPSPPRSATPVPTTSGLSFSKSITDSLKKTNELLNQEVHKLRGQVESLKNRCELQELELQQSVKKTQEAMALAADESAKCKAAKEVIKSLAAQLKDMAERLPPGAYDPESLKLVYLPNGSESNGVHYSGANGERNSRSDDINSLYSASHPDTDQGVQNGVQGPSQLLRDPIGSSGSVLDAQRLEHGSSNGTNDRLVARLPNGGGVLQSYRSSVSESLDGQESTTNSEAGSKSRNLAVPGNASQIEAEWIEQYEPGVYITLVALRDGTRDLKRVRFSRRRFGEHQAEMWWSENREKVYEKYNVRGSDKSSVSGQVARRSEGGL from the exons ATGCAAGTGAAAGGATCTGGATCAGATGCTTTTCGGGTTAGTGTATCTAGTGCCCCCAGCACATCAAGTCATGGTTCTGCACCAGATGATTGTGATGCACTAGGGGATGTGTATATTTGGGGTGAAGTTATATGTGATAATGTTATCAAGGTTGGGCCAGAGAAGAATGCTAGTTCAATTAGTACCAGAGCTGATGTTCTTCTACCCAGGCCATTGGAATCAAACGTAGTGCTGGATGTGCATTATATAGCATGTGGGGTACGGCATGCTGCTCTGGTCACAAGGCAGGGTGAAGTCTTCAGCTGGGGTGAAGAATCTGGTGGGCGGCTTGGTCATGGAGTCAGGAAAGATGTCACCGAACCTTGTCTAGTTGAATCATTAACGTTTTGCAGTGTTGATTTTGTCGCATGTGGTGAGTTTCACACTTGTGCAGTTACAATGGCTGGTGAACTTTACACGTGGGGTGATGGTACACATTATGCCGGGCTATTGGGTCATGGTACTGATGTCAGCCATTGGATACCAAAGAGAATTGCTGGCCCTCTTGAGGGACTTCAAATTGCAATTGTGACATGTGGTCCATGGCATACTGCATTGATATCATCAACTGGACAGCTTTTCACTTTTGGAGATGGAACTTTTGGTGTCTTGGGCCATGGAAATAGAGAAAATGTTTCGTACCCAAGAGAGGTTGAATCTCTAGCAGGTTTGAGGACGATTGCTGTTGCATGTGGAGTGTGGCATACTGCTGCCGTGGTTGAAGTGATTGTAACCCAGTCCAGTGCAAGTGTTTCATCTGGAAAATTGTTCACTTGGGGAGATGGTGACAAAAACCGCCTTGGACATGGTGATAAAGAACCAAGACTGAAACCTACCTGTGTGCCTGCACTGATTGATTACAATTTTCACAAAATCGCCTGTGGGCACAGTTTAACTGTTGGCCTGACTACATCTGGGCGTGTTTTCACAATGGGAAGTACTGTGTATGGTCAACTTGGAAATCCTCAGTCCGATGGAAAGGTACCATGCTTGGTGGAAGACAAGCTTGCAGCTGAATCTGTTGAGGAAATCTCTTGTGGTGCATATCATGTGGCTGTGTTGACATCCAAAAACGAGGTTTACACTTGGGGCAAAGGAGCTAATGGAAGGTTGGGCCTTGGTGATATAGAAGACAGGAAAGCACCCACTCTAGTTGAAGCTTTAAAGGATAGACATGTTAAATTTATTGCTTGCGGCTCAAATTATACAGCTGCCATATGTCTTCATAAATGGGTCTCCAGTGCTGAACAATCCCAGTGCTCTGCTTGTAGACAAGCTTTTGGCTTCACAAGAAAGAGACATAATTGCTATAACTGTGGATTAGTTCATTGCCATTCTTGCAGTTCTAGAAAAGCACCACGGGCTGCATTATCTCCCAATCCCAGAAAACCATATCGTGTGTGTGATTCATGTTTTCTGAAGCTATCTAAGGTGGCAGAAGCTGGAGCTAACAACCGGAGAAATTCTGGACCACGACTTTCAGGTGAAAACAAGGATAGACTGGACAAGGCTGACCTTAGATTGGTCAAGTCAGCCATGCCATCTAACTTCGATTTGATCAAACAATTGGATACAAAAGCAGCTAAACAAGGAAGAAAAGCTGATACATTCTCTTTAGGCCGCTCCTCTCAAGTATCTTTATCGCAGCTGCGAGATGCTGTTATGTCTACTGCTGTTGATGTACGTCGAACTGTTCCTAAGCCAATTCTCACAACCTCGAGTGTTAGTTCAAGGTCTGTGTCACCTTTTTCGAGGAAACCTAGCCCCCCAAGATCTGCAACACCAGTTCCTACAACATCGGGTTTATCTTTCTCCAAGAGCATTACTGATAGTCTAAAGAAGACAAATGAGCTTCTGAATCAGGAAGTGCATAAGTTACGGGGGCAG GTAGAAAGCCTTAAAAACCGGTGTGAATTGCAAGAACTGGAGCTCCAGCAATCAGTCAAGAAAACTCAGGAAGCAATGGCATTAGCTGCAGACGAATCTGCTAAATGTAAAGCTGCAAAAGAAGTTATCAAATCACTTGCAGCACAG CTTAAAGATATGGCAGAAAGGTTGCCGCCTGGGGCTTATGACCCTGAAAGTCTCAAACTAGTTTACTTGCCAAATGGTTCGGAATCAAATGGTGTACACTATTCAGGTGCAAACGGTGAAAGGAACTCAAGATCAGACGATATCAACAGCTTATACTCAGCTTCTCACCCTGACACAGACCAAGGTGTGCAAAATGGAGTGCAAGGTCCATCTCAATTGCTCCGAGATCCTATTGGAAGCAGTGGAAGTGTCTTAGATGCTCAAAGACTTGAACATGGCTCCTCAAATGGAACAAATGATCGTCTGGTTGCTCGACTTCCTAATGGTGGGGGAGTTCTTCAGTCCTACAGGAGCAGCGTGTCTGAAAGTCTCGATGGGCAAGAATCAACAACTAACAGTGAAGCTGGCTCGAAATCTAGAAACTTAGCAGTCCCAGGCAATGCCAGCCAAATCGAAGCTGAATGGATTGAACAGTACGAACCGGGTGTGTATATAACACTTGTAGCCCTTCGAGATGGAACAAGAGATCTCAAGCGCGTACGCTTCAG CCGGAGAAGATTCGGGGAACACCAAGCAGAGATGTGGTGGTCAGAGAATCGAGAAAAAGTGTACGAGAAATACAACGTGAGAGGATCAGACAAGTCATCGGTCAGTGGGCAGGTGGCCCGAAGATCGGAGGGAGGGCTTTAA